In one window of Maniola hyperantus chromosome 18, iAphHyp1.2, whole genome shotgun sequence DNA:
- the TTLL5 gene encoding tubulin polyglutamylase TTLL5 isoform X2 yields the protein MDQEDEFEPQFKISSDELPKIHKKCNQNRPHTSPHVSPETTNPSTSGLQTTPQNRDNMRKHDEETNGKEKDNEGSVADWVSGGPIGAKGAVLVFRSCVLASRTPSMESTTKTVGNNTGTTMLLNKAKNMARRLVAEPHSFSVRPKNIMHDVMETFGNSNKYTGQAYIVRHVSEADVPETQSIEEQGHEPLEHKRDIEDVLNDLSKITLKRNLNIENTTANIKPPEEPPPSNKEKDEKKCKKSKCKNKRKNTQRASSPTLDSDDSEHMLVKEMDSIKVLESSHMPARMLKITYKLVNTETKLLHRLLQAHGLQEAPTDAKDFNLMWAGLHPKPDVLRSLTPYQRVNHFPRSYELTRKDKLFKNIEKMQYFRGLKHFDFIPTTFLMPAEYKELCTTHYRTKGPWIVKPAASSRGRGIYIVNTPEQIPKGENVVVAKYIDKPLLIGGHKCDLRLYVCVTSIDPLLIYLYEEGLVRFATVKYDKTNKNLWNPCMHLCNYSINKYHTDYIKCDDPNAGNIGHKWTLSALLRHLRKQGRNTAALMAAIEDLVVKSILSSAQTITAAARVFVPSLFNCFELFGYDILIDDMLKPWLLEINLSPSLACESPLDARVKSALLADTLTLVGLPAVPMSKHEASPQNNSLKMRIGACRRVHSAENTLVRGKSTSASVAAQNQAIGPLAGLLTGEEIRIVRAVRAQYARRGGFVRIFPSQNSWQKYSQYLDPVTGIPVCSTSLNNNAPYTVVQHNYNLLVHSHVLPHFQHATVATSITDTPQRLKRYEAVCIAGAAPAVQLSDNPAPQPPRDARRAKDLVKKQLTDGLRLTTGEVRRAFGLYLTHVLKRVSSPSNELAVQHAALVLKFLRRASSSLRMPYNGPPAKMCDKDRCAVIAKQLNDFLYMYYRETDLYTDSEDRTGCVSNIHFAQFLYSASEADLEDVLMLLLRMENYVATFLGDGRGSALCVDLPPARRDPDPPRHTLLRHLAALAHINCRKYRPETETSSRSEPEEASTTDSVPPPPFTSSDVVLKDSLKQEKPLNLALKYARS from the exons TCCACATGTATCACCAGAAACCACAAATCCGTCTACTTCGGGCCTTCAAACTACACCGCAAAACAGAGACAACATGAGAAAACATGACGAGGAAACGAACGGAAAAGAAAAAGACAATGAGGGCTCGGTTGCTGATTGGGTGTCGGGAGGACCGATCGGCGCCAAGGGTGCCGTCCTTGTCTTCCGATCGTGCGTGCTCGCTTCACGAACACCCTCCATGGAATCTACAACAAAAACAGTAGGCAATAATACAGGGACCActatgttattaaataaagcCAAAAACATGGCGAGGAGACTCGTCGCAGAGCCCCACTCTTTTAGCGTTagaccaaaaaatattatgcatgaTGTGATGGAAACTTTTGGAAATAGCAATAAATATACAGGACAAGCATATATCGTAAGACATGTTAGTGAAGCCGATGTGCCTGAGACCCAGTCGATAGAGGAGCAAGGTCACGAGCCTTTAGAACATAAGAGGGATATTGAGGACGTCCTCAATGACCTGAGTAAAATTACGCTTAAGAGGAATCTCAATATTGAAAATACGACTGCGAATATCAAGCCGCCTGAAGAACCACCGCCGTCTAACAAAG aaaaagacgaaaaaaaatgtaaaaaaagcaAATGTAAAAACAAACGTAAGAACACACAAAGAGCGTCGTCGCCAACACTCGATAGTGATGATTCGGAACATATGCTAGTCAAAGAAATGGATAGTATTAAG GTATTAGAAAGCAGCCACATGCCAGCGCGCATGCTGAAAATAACGTACAAACTAGTCAACACGGAAACCAAGTTGCTGCATCGCCTGCTGCAAGCGCATGGTCTACAAGAGGCGCCCACCGATGCCAAAGACTTCAACCTGATGTGGGCTGGCCTGCATCCCAAACCAGACGTGCTGCGGTCCCTAACGCCGTACCAAAGGGTGAACCATTTTCCCAG GTCGTATGAGCTAACGCGCAAAGACAAACTGTTCAAGAACATAGAGAAGATGCAATACTTCCGCGGTTTGAAGCATTTCGACTTCATTCCCACCACGTTTCTGATGCCCGCGGAATACAAGGAGCTGTGTACCACGCATTACAGGACTAAAGGGCCTTGGATTGTCAAACCGGCTGCGTCTAGTAGAGGACGGGGAATCTATATTGTCAATACG CCAGAACAAATCCCGAAAGGCGAAAACGTGGTTGTAGCGAAATACATCGACAAGCCACTTCTAATAGGTGGCCACAAGTGCGATCTGCGCCTCTATGTATGCGTCACCTCCATAGATCCTCTACTCATATACCTGTACGAAGAGGGCCTGGTCAGATTCGCCACGGTCAAATATGATAAAACCAACAAGAACCTATGGAACCCTTGTATGCATCTGTGCAATTACAGCATCAACAAATACCACACGGATTATATCAA ATGCGACGACCCAAACGCAGGAAATATAGGCCACAAGTGGACCCTGTCAGCCTTGCTCCGGCATCTGAGGAAGCAGGGCCGCAACACCGCGGCGCTGATGGCGGCCATCGAGGACCTGGTGGTCAAGTCCATCCTGTCATCAGCACAGACCATCACTGCAGCAGCGAGGGTCTTCGTGCCCAGTCTGTTCAACTGCTTCG AGCTCTTTGGATACGATATTCTAATAGACGATATGTTGAAGCCATGGTTATTAGAAATCAATTTATCACcaag TTTAGCTTGTGAAAGTCCGCTGGATGCGAGAGTGAAGTCTGCCTTACTAGCGGATACCCTCACTTTAGTGGGTCTGCCCGCAGTGCCAATGTCCAAACACGAGGCATCACCACAGAACAACTCTCTGAAAATGAGAATTGGAGCT TGTCGGCGAGTACATTCAGCGGAGAACACGTTGGTGCGGGGCAAGTCAACCAGCGCGAGCGTGGCTGCTCAGAACCAAGCGATTGGGCCACTAGCGGGATTGCTCACGGGCGAGGAGATCAGAATAGTGCGCGCGGTCAGGGCACAGTACGCCAGAAGAGGAGGGTTCGTGAGGATCTTCCCCAGCCAGAACTCTTGGCAGAAATACTCCCAGTACCTTG ATCCAGTGACGGGCATCCCAGTATGTTCGACGTCGCTCAACAACAACGCGCCGTACACTGTTGTGCAACACAACTACAACCTCCTCGTACATTCTCACGTACTGCCGCACTTCCAACACGCGACCGTTGCCACCAGCATCACTGACACGCCTCAAAG GTTGAAACGTTACGAAGCTGTGTGCATAGCGGGCGCGGCCCCCGCCGTGCAGCTGTCGGACAACCCCGCGCCGCAGCCCCCGCGAGACGCGCGCCGAGCCAAGGATCTCGTGAAGAAACAACTCACAGACGGACTCCGACTCAC TACTGGCGAGGTGCGTCGCGCGTTCGGCCTGTACCTAACGCACGTGCTGAAGCGCGTGTCGTCGCCCAGCAACGAGCTGGCGGTGCAGCACGCGGCGTTGGTGCTGAAGTTCCTGCGGCGCGCGTCGTCGTCGCTGCGCATGCCTTACAAT GGGCCGCCCGCCAAGATGTGCGACAAGGACCGCTGCGCCGTCATCGCCAAGCAGCTCAACGACTTCCTGTACATGTACTACCGCGAGACCGACCTCTACACCGACAGCGAAGACCGCACCGGCTGCGTGTCCAACATACACTTCGCGCAGTTCCTCTACTCCGCCAG TGAAGCAGACTTGGAAGACGTTTTAATGTTACTCCTTCGTATGGAAAACTACGTAGCGACGTTCCTGGGCGACGGTCGCGGCAGCGCGCTGTGCGTCGACCTCCCGCCGGCGCGTCGCGACCCCGACCCGCCACGACACACGCTGCTGAGGCATCTGGCCGCACTCGCGCATATCAACTGTAGGAAATATCG ACCAGAAACAGAGACCTCAAGCCGGTCAGAACCAGAAGAGGCATCGACAACAGACAGTGTTCCACCACCACCGTTCACCAGCTCGGACGTGGTCCTCAAGGATTCTCTCAAGCAGGAGAAGCCGCTCAACCTCGCGCTCAAGTACGCGCGCTCATAG
- the TTLL5 gene encoding tubulin polyglutamylase TTLL5 isoform X1, translated as MDQEDEFEPQFKISSDELPKIHKKCNQNRPHTSPHVSPETTNPSTSGLQTTPQNRDNMRKHDEETNGKEKDNEGSVADWVSGGPIGAKGAVLVFRSCVLASRTPSMESTTKTVGNNTGTTMLLNKAKNMARRLVAEPHSFSVRPKNIMHDVMETFGNSNKYTGQAYIVRHVSEADVPETQSIEEQGHEPLEHKRDIEDVLNDLSKITLKRNLNIENTTANIKPPEEPPPSNKEKDEKKCKKSKCKNKRKNTQRASSPTLDSDDSEHMLVKEMDSIKVLESSHMPARMLKITYKLVNTETKLLHRLLQAHGLQEAPTDAKDFNLMWAGLHPKPDVLRSLTPYQRVNHFPRSYELTRKDKLFKNIEKMQYFRGLKHFDFIPTTFLMPAEYKELCTTHYRTKGPWIVKPAASSRGRGIYIVNTPEQIPKGENVVVAKYIDKPLLIGGHKCDLRLYVCVTSIDPLLIYLYEEGLVRFATVKYDKTNKNLWNPCMHLCNYSINKYHTDYIKCDDPNAGNIGHKWTLSALLRHLRKQGRNTAALMAAIEDLVVKSILSSAQTITAAARVFVPSLFNCFELFGYDILIDDMLKPWLLEINLSPSLACESPLDARVKSALLADTLTLVGLPAVPMSKHEASPQNNSLKMRIGACRRVHSAENTLVRGKSTSASVAAQNQAIGPLAGLLTGEEIRIVRAVRAQYARRGGFVRIFPSQNSWQKYSQYLDPVTGIPVCSTSLNNNAPYTVVQHNYNLLVHSHVLPHFQHATVATSITDTPQRLKRYEAVCIAGAAPAVQLSDNPAPQPPRDARRAKDLVKKQLTDGLRLTTGEVRRAFGLYLTHVLKRVSSPSNELAVQHAALVLKFLRRASSSLRMPYNVKGPPAKMCDKDRCAVIAKQLNDFLYMYYRETDLYTDSEDRTGCVSNIHFAQFLYSASEADLEDVLMLLLRMENYVATFLGDGRGSALCVDLPPARRDPDPPRHTLLRHLAALAHINCRKYRPETETSSRSEPEEASTTDSVPPPPFTSSDVVLKDSLKQEKPLNLALKYARS; from the exons TCCACATGTATCACCAGAAACCACAAATCCGTCTACTTCGGGCCTTCAAACTACACCGCAAAACAGAGACAACATGAGAAAACATGACGAGGAAACGAACGGAAAAGAAAAAGACAATGAGGGCTCGGTTGCTGATTGGGTGTCGGGAGGACCGATCGGCGCCAAGGGTGCCGTCCTTGTCTTCCGATCGTGCGTGCTCGCTTCACGAACACCCTCCATGGAATCTACAACAAAAACAGTAGGCAATAATACAGGGACCActatgttattaaataaagcCAAAAACATGGCGAGGAGACTCGTCGCAGAGCCCCACTCTTTTAGCGTTagaccaaaaaatattatgcatgaTGTGATGGAAACTTTTGGAAATAGCAATAAATATACAGGACAAGCATATATCGTAAGACATGTTAGTGAAGCCGATGTGCCTGAGACCCAGTCGATAGAGGAGCAAGGTCACGAGCCTTTAGAACATAAGAGGGATATTGAGGACGTCCTCAATGACCTGAGTAAAATTACGCTTAAGAGGAATCTCAATATTGAAAATACGACTGCGAATATCAAGCCGCCTGAAGAACCACCGCCGTCTAACAAAG aaaaagacgaaaaaaaatgtaaaaaaagcaAATGTAAAAACAAACGTAAGAACACACAAAGAGCGTCGTCGCCAACACTCGATAGTGATGATTCGGAACATATGCTAGTCAAAGAAATGGATAGTATTAAG GTATTAGAAAGCAGCCACATGCCAGCGCGCATGCTGAAAATAACGTACAAACTAGTCAACACGGAAACCAAGTTGCTGCATCGCCTGCTGCAAGCGCATGGTCTACAAGAGGCGCCCACCGATGCCAAAGACTTCAACCTGATGTGGGCTGGCCTGCATCCCAAACCAGACGTGCTGCGGTCCCTAACGCCGTACCAAAGGGTGAACCATTTTCCCAG GTCGTATGAGCTAACGCGCAAAGACAAACTGTTCAAGAACATAGAGAAGATGCAATACTTCCGCGGTTTGAAGCATTTCGACTTCATTCCCACCACGTTTCTGATGCCCGCGGAATACAAGGAGCTGTGTACCACGCATTACAGGACTAAAGGGCCTTGGATTGTCAAACCGGCTGCGTCTAGTAGAGGACGGGGAATCTATATTGTCAATACG CCAGAACAAATCCCGAAAGGCGAAAACGTGGTTGTAGCGAAATACATCGACAAGCCACTTCTAATAGGTGGCCACAAGTGCGATCTGCGCCTCTATGTATGCGTCACCTCCATAGATCCTCTACTCATATACCTGTACGAAGAGGGCCTGGTCAGATTCGCCACGGTCAAATATGATAAAACCAACAAGAACCTATGGAACCCTTGTATGCATCTGTGCAATTACAGCATCAACAAATACCACACGGATTATATCAA ATGCGACGACCCAAACGCAGGAAATATAGGCCACAAGTGGACCCTGTCAGCCTTGCTCCGGCATCTGAGGAAGCAGGGCCGCAACACCGCGGCGCTGATGGCGGCCATCGAGGACCTGGTGGTCAAGTCCATCCTGTCATCAGCACAGACCATCACTGCAGCAGCGAGGGTCTTCGTGCCCAGTCTGTTCAACTGCTTCG AGCTCTTTGGATACGATATTCTAATAGACGATATGTTGAAGCCATGGTTATTAGAAATCAATTTATCACcaag TTTAGCTTGTGAAAGTCCGCTGGATGCGAGAGTGAAGTCTGCCTTACTAGCGGATACCCTCACTTTAGTGGGTCTGCCCGCAGTGCCAATGTCCAAACACGAGGCATCACCACAGAACAACTCTCTGAAAATGAGAATTGGAGCT TGTCGGCGAGTACATTCAGCGGAGAACACGTTGGTGCGGGGCAAGTCAACCAGCGCGAGCGTGGCTGCTCAGAACCAAGCGATTGGGCCACTAGCGGGATTGCTCACGGGCGAGGAGATCAGAATAGTGCGCGCGGTCAGGGCACAGTACGCCAGAAGAGGAGGGTTCGTGAGGATCTTCCCCAGCCAGAACTCTTGGCAGAAATACTCCCAGTACCTTG ATCCAGTGACGGGCATCCCAGTATGTTCGACGTCGCTCAACAACAACGCGCCGTACACTGTTGTGCAACACAACTACAACCTCCTCGTACATTCTCACGTACTGCCGCACTTCCAACACGCGACCGTTGCCACCAGCATCACTGACACGCCTCAAAG GTTGAAACGTTACGAAGCTGTGTGCATAGCGGGCGCGGCCCCCGCCGTGCAGCTGTCGGACAACCCCGCGCCGCAGCCCCCGCGAGACGCGCGCCGAGCCAAGGATCTCGTGAAGAAACAACTCACAGACGGACTCCGACTCAC TACTGGCGAGGTGCGTCGCGCGTTCGGCCTGTACCTAACGCACGTGCTGAAGCGCGTGTCGTCGCCCAGCAACGAGCTGGCGGTGCAGCACGCGGCGTTGGTGCTGAAGTTCCTGCGGCGCGCGTCGTCGTCGCTGCGCATGCCTTACAATGTAAAG GGGCCGCCCGCCAAGATGTGCGACAAGGACCGCTGCGCCGTCATCGCCAAGCAGCTCAACGACTTCCTGTACATGTACTACCGCGAGACCGACCTCTACACCGACAGCGAAGACCGCACCGGCTGCGTGTCCAACATACACTTCGCGCAGTTCCTCTACTCCGCCAG TGAAGCAGACTTGGAAGACGTTTTAATGTTACTCCTTCGTATGGAAAACTACGTAGCGACGTTCCTGGGCGACGGTCGCGGCAGCGCGCTGTGCGTCGACCTCCCGCCGGCGCGTCGCGACCCCGACCCGCCACGACACACGCTGCTGAGGCATCTGGCCGCACTCGCGCATATCAACTGTAGGAAATATCG ACCAGAAACAGAGACCTCAAGCCGGTCAGAACCAGAAGAGGCATCGACAACAGACAGTGTTCCACCACCACCGTTCACCAGCTCGGACGTGGTCCTCAAGGATTCTCTCAAGCAGGAGAAGCCGCTCAACCTCGCGCTCAAGTACGCGCGCTCATAG
- the TTLL5 gene encoding tubulin polyglutamylase TTLL5 isoform X3: MGKVFVPHVSPETTNPSTSGLQTTPQNRDNMRKHDEETNGKEKDNEGSVADWVSGGPIGAKGAVLVFRSCVLASRTPSMESTTKTVGNNTGTTMLLNKAKNMARRLVAEPHSFSVRPKNIMHDVMETFGNSNKYTGQAYIVRHVSEADVPETQSIEEQGHEPLEHKRDIEDVLNDLSKITLKRNLNIENTTANIKPPEEPPPSNKEKDEKKCKKSKCKNKRKNTQRASSPTLDSDDSEHMLVKEMDSIKVLESSHMPARMLKITYKLVNTETKLLHRLLQAHGLQEAPTDAKDFNLMWAGLHPKPDVLRSLTPYQRVNHFPRSYELTRKDKLFKNIEKMQYFRGLKHFDFIPTTFLMPAEYKELCTTHYRTKGPWIVKPAASSRGRGIYIVNTPEQIPKGENVVVAKYIDKPLLIGGHKCDLRLYVCVTSIDPLLIYLYEEGLVRFATVKYDKTNKNLWNPCMHLCNYSINKYHTDYIKCDDPNAGNIGHKWTLSALLRHLRKQGRNTAALMAAIEDLVVKSILSSAQTITAAARVFVPSLFNCFELFGYDILIDDMLKPWLLEINLSPSLACESPLDARVKSALLADTLTLVGLPAVPMSKHEASPQNNSLKMRIGACRRVHSAENTLVRGKSTSASVAAQNQAIGPLAGLLTGEEIRIVRAVRAQYARRGGFVRIFPSQNSWQKYSQYLDPVTGIPVCSTSLNNNAPYTVVQHNYNLLVHSHVLPHFQHATVATSITDTPQRLKRYEAVCIAGAAPAVQLSDNPAPQPPRDARRAKDLVKKQLTDGLRLTTGEVRRAFGLYLTHVLKRVSSPSNELAVQHAALVLKFLRRASSSLRMPYNVKGPPAKMCDKDRCAVIAKQLNDFLYMYYRETDLYTDSEDRTGCVSNIHFAQFLYSASEADLEDVLMLLLRMENYVATFLGDGRGSALCVDLPPARRDPDPPRHTLLRHLAALAHINCRKYRPETETSSRSEPEEASTTDSVPPPPFTSSDVVLKDSLKQEKPLNLALKYARS; the protein is encoded by the exons TCCACATGTATCACCAGAAACCACAAATCCGTCTACTTCGGGCCTTCAAACTACACCGCAAAACAGAGACAACATGAGAAAACATGACGAGGAAACGAACGGAAAAGAAAAAGACAATGAGGGCTCGGTTGCTGATTGGGTGTCGGGAGGACCGATCGGCGCCAAGGGTGCCGTCCTTGTCTTCCGATCGTGCGTGCTCGCTTCACGAACACCCTCCATGGAATCTACAACAAAAACAGTAGGCAATAATACAGGGACCActatgttattaaataaagcCAAAAACATGGCGAGGAGACTCGTCGCAGAGCCCCACTCTTTTAGCGTTagaccaaaaaatattatgcatgaTGTGATGGAAACTTTTGGAAATAGCAATAAATATACAGGACAAGCATATATCGTAAGACATGTTAGTGAAGCCGATGTGCCTGAGACCCAGTCGATAGAGGAGCAAGGTCACGAGCCTTTAGAACATAAGAGGGATATTGAGGACGTCCTCAATGACCTGAGTAAAATTACGCTTAAGAGGAATCTCAATATTGAAAATACGACTGCGAATATCAAGCCGCCTGAAGAACCACCGCCGTCTAACAAAG aaaaagacgaaaaaaaatgtaaaaaaagcaAATGTAAAAACAAACGTAAGAACACACAAAGAGCGTCGTCGCCAACACTCGATAGTGATGATTCGGAACATATGCTAGTCAAAGAAATGGATAGTATTAAG GTATTAGAAAGCAGCCACATGCCAGCGCGCATGCTGAAAATAACGTACAAACTAGTCAACACGGAAACCAAGTTGCTGCATCGCCTGCTGCAAGCGCATGGTCTACAAGAGGCGCCCACCGATGCCAAAGACTTCAACCTGATGTGGGCTGGCCTGCATCCCAAACCAGACGTGCTGCGGTCCCTAACGCCGTACCAAAGGGTGAACCATTTTCCCAG GTCGTATGAGCTAACGCGCAAAGACAAACTGTTCAAGAACATAGAGAAGATGCAATACTTCCGCGGTTTGAAGCATTTCGACTTCATTCCCACCACGTTTCTGATGCCCGCGGAATACAAGGAGCTGTGTACCACGCATTACAGGACTAAAGGGCCTTGGATTGTCAAACCGGCTGCGTCTAGTAGAGGACGGGGAATCTATATTGTCAATACG CCAGAACAAATCCCGAAAGGCGAAAACGTGGTTGTAGCGAAATACATCGACAAGCCACTTCTAATAGGTGGCCACAAGTGCGATCTGCGCCTCTATGTATGCGTCACCTCCATAGATCCTCTACTCATATACCTGTACGAAGAGGGCCTGGTCAGATTCGCCACGGTCAAATATGATAAAACCAACAAGAACCTATGGAACCCTTGTATGCATCTGTGCAATTACAGCATCAACAAATACCACACGGATTATATCAA ATGCGACGACCCAAACGCAGGAAATATAGGCCACAAGTGGACCCTGTCAGCCTTGCTCCGGCATCTGAGGAAGCAGGGCCGCAACACCGCGGCGCTGATGGCGGCCATCGAGGACCTGGTGGTCAAGTCCATCCTGTCATCAGCACAGACCATCACTGCAGCAGCGAGGGTCTTCGTGCCCAGTCTGTTCAACTGCTTCG AGCTCTTTGGATACGATATTCTAATAGACGATATGTTGAAGCCATGGTTATTAGAAATCAATTTATCACcaag TTTAGCTTGTGAAAGTCCGCTGGATGCGAGAGTGAAGTCTGCCTTACTAGCGGATACCCTCACTTTAGTGGGTCTGCCCGCAGTGCCAATGTCCAAACACGAGGCATCACCACAGAACAACTCTCTGAAAATGAGAATTGGAGCT TGTCGGCGAGTACATTCAGCGGAGAACACGTTGGTGCGGGGCAAGTCAACCAGCGCGAGCGTGGCTGCTCAGAACCAAGCGATTGGGCCACTAGCGGGATTGCTCACGGGCGAGGAGATCAGAATAGTGCGCGCGGTCAGGGCACAGTACGCCAGAAGAGGAGGGTTCGTGAGGATCTTCCCCAGCCAGAACTCTTGGCAGAAATACTCCCAGTACCTTG ATCCAGTGACGGGCATCCCAGTATGTTCGACGTCGCTCAACAACAACGCGCCGTACACTGTTGTGCAACACAACTACAACCTCCTCGTACATTCTCACGTACTGCCGCACTTCCAACACGCGACCGTTGCCACCAGCATCACTGACACGCCTCAAAG GTTGAAACGTTACGAAGCTGTGTGCATAGCGGGCGCGGCCCCCGCCGTGCAGCTGTCGGACAACCCCGCGCCGCAGCCCCCGCGAGACGCGCGCCGAGCCAAGGATCTCGTGAAGAAACAACTCACAGACGGACTCCGACTCAC TACTGGCGAGGTGCGTCGCGCGTTCGGCCTGTACCTAACGCACGTGCTGAAGCGCGTGTCGTCGCCCAGCAACGAGCTGGCGGTGCAGCACGCGGCGTTGGTGCTGAAGTTCCTGCGGCGCGCGTCGTCGTCGCTGCGCATGCCTTACAATGTAAAG GGGCCGCCCGCCAAGATGTGCGACAAGGACCGCTGCGCCGTCATCGCCAAGCAGCTCAACGACTTCCTGTACATGTACTACCGCGAGACCGACCTCTACACCGACAGCGAAGACCGCACCGGCTGCGTGTCCAACATACACTTCGCGCAGTTCCTCTACTCCGCCAG TGAAGCAGACTTGGAAGACGTTTTAATGTTACTCCTTCGTATGGAAAACTACGTAGCGACGTTCCTGGGCGACGGTCGCGGCAGCGCGCTGTGCGTCGACCTCCCGCCGGCGCGTCGCGACCCCGACCCGCCACGACACACGCTGCTGAGGCATCTGGCCGCACTCGCGCATATCAACTGTAGGAAATATCG ACCAGAAACAGAGACCTCAAGCCGGTCAGAACCAGAAGAGGCATCGACAACAGACAGTGTTCCACCACCACCGTTCACCAGCTCGGACGTGGTCCTCAAGGATTCTCTCAAGCAGGAGAAGCCGCTCAACCTCGCGCTCAAGTACGCGCGCTCATAG